The following are from one region of the Neurospora crassa OR74A linkage group III, whole genome shotgun sequence genome:
- the hH3v gene encoding histone H3, whose product MPPKKGGVTKSKAVSKKAAAVPTPKATPPGRRKSRASSVQPGDPVPQGKKRRYRPGTLALKEIRNYQRTTDLLVAKLPFARLVREIAMQFRPMDEEMRWQSQAILALQEAAEAFLVHLFEDTNLCAIHAKRVTIMQKDIQLARRIRGVWGGAGWV is encoded by the exons ATGCCACCAAAGAAGGGAGGAGTAACAAAGTCAAAGGCGGTGTCTAAGAAAGCCGCGGCGGTGCCGACGCCCAAGGCCACTCCCccgggaagaaggaagtcgCGCGCCAGCAGTGTTCAGC CCGGCGACCCCGTCCCCCAGGGCAAGAAGAGGCGTTACAGACCCGGCACGCTTGCGCTCAAGGAGATCCGCAACTACCAAAGGACGACAGATCTCTTGGTTGCCAAGCTTCCCTTTGCGCGATTG GTCCGCGAAATAGCCATGCAATTCCGCCCCATGGACGAGGAAATGCGTTGGCAGTCGCAAGCCATCCTGGCCCTGCAAGAGGCCGCCGAGGCCTTTCTCGTCCACCTGTTCGAGGACACCAACCTGTGCGCCATCCACGCCAAGCGCGTCACCATCATGCAGAAGGACATCCAGCTGGCTCGCCGGATACGCGGCGTGTGGGGAGGTGCTGGGTGGGTATGA
- a CDS encoding ER-associated proteolytic system protein Der1, whose amino-acid sequence MDQMIGGGGGDAGRFPLETWFWEMPICTRWWTTATMLMSGLVQCELITPFQLFYSYRAVFVKSQYWRLLTTFLYFGPFSLDLLFHVYFLQRYSRLLEESAGRSPAHFSWLLLYAMVFLLILSPLVSMPFLGHPLSSTLVYIWSRRNPDTRLSFLGLLVFSAPYLPWVLMAFSLTLHGTIPKDELMGMVIGHIWYFFTDVYPPLHGGSRPLDPPMWWRRIFEGRPREETTDGINNEIAVAGAPEVAPPEVR is encoded by the exons ATGGACCAGATgatcggtggtggtggcggcgatgCCGGCCGCTTCCCGCTCGAGACGTGGTTCTGGGAGATGCCCATCTGTACAAGGTGGTGGACGACGGCAACCATGCTCATGAGTGGCTTGGTCCAGTGCGAGCTTATAACTCCCTTCCAGCTCTTCTATAGCTACCGCGCCGTATTTGTTAAGTCACAG TACTGGCGACTACTCACCACCTTCCTCTACTTCGGGCCCTTCTCCCTCGACCTTCTCTTTCACGTCTACTTCCTGCAACGCTACTCGCGATTACTCGAAGAATCGGCAGGCCGATCACCAGCACACTTCTCATGGCTGTTACTGTACGCCATGGTGTTCCTCCTGATCCTGTCGCCGCTCGTTTCCATGCCATTTCTCGGCCATCCGCTTTCGTCGACGCTGGTTTACATATGGTCTCGCCGTAACCCAGATACCCGGTTAAGCTTCCTTGGGTTACTGGTGTTTAGCGCACCCTACTTGCCGTGGGTACTCATGGCTTTTAGCTTGACCCTTCATGGCACAATTCCCAAGGATGAGTTGATGGGCATGGTCATTGGTCATATCTGGTACTTTTTCACCGACGtgtatcctcctcttcacggCGGCTCAAGACCCCTTGACCCGCCCATGTGGTGGCGTCGTATCTTTG AGGGCCGGCCACGCGAGGAGACCACGGATGGTATCAACAACGAGATTGCAGTCGCTGGCGCTCCCGAAGTTGCGCCACCCGAGGTCCGCTAA
- a CDS encoding ARD/ARD family protein produces MKAYFYDNLPGDQRLPHDSGKEVTVAELEKVGVLYFRFPDVEGVNTLAAERGYKNRDEIIVSPEKMGAIYETKVRQFFDEHLHEDEEIRYIRDGAGYFDVRNEGDEWIRIKLVKDDLIILPAGIYHRFTTDDTNYIQAMRLFKEEPKWTPLNRTEGLDENPYRQEYVTQFLKAQAEQA; encoded by the exons ATGAAGGCCTACTTCTACGACAACCTTCCT GGTGATCAACGCCTCCCCCACGACTCCGGCAAGGAAGTGACGGTCGCGGAGCTTGAAAAGGTCGGCGTCCTTTACTTCCGGTTCCCGGATGTCGAGGGCGTAAACACACTGGCGGCGGAGCGCGGCTACAAGAACCGGGACGAGATCATCGTCTCGCCCGAGAAGATGGGGGCCATCTACGAGACGAAGGTGCGCCAGTTCTTCGACGAGCACCTgcacgaggacgaggagattCGGTACATTCGCGATGGTGCCGGGTACTTTGACGTGCGCAACGAGGGCGACGAGTGGATTCGCATCAAGCTTGTCAAGGATGATTTGATCATCCTGCCTGCAGGCATTTATCATAGGTTTACTACTGATGATACCAAC TATATCCAGGCTATGCGTCTGTTCAAGGAAGAGCCCAAGTGGACGCCTCTGAACCGTACCGAGGGGCTTGATGAGAACCCCTACCGCCAGGAGTATGTCACTCAGTTCCTGAAGGCCCAAGCTGAACAGGCATAG
- a CDS encoding short chain dehydrogenase/reductase — MEQGTPSITGSETPSKKGKVALPASCDPPQPGVPRKPLVWIVFGGTGQIGRSLVKSCLNHGDFVTIVGRIFESTREQMAAAHLHHPQAENAFGTLCDVRDYASVNRVIDQTLDRFGRIDCIANCSGYGVIGACEDQDEHEIRNQFETNFMGTVHIIQASLPYFRELGHGGRYIIFSSTSGALGVPGLGPYCATKYAVEGLIEAMLYEVDAFNIKATLVEPGLVRRDEADTSMVPRWGHFLIKPASEPYSHATSPALHAKRMVQWLGDKQPTSAQKCADLVWQLGHCSYPPLRLLLGSYAIESIRDRLRSVTEELEDWKHLHFPVAPEPGSSGENRGEDGENKGSDNVDRDQDMEMEVETSPTSTKE, encoded by the exons ATGGAACAAGGAACTCCAAGCATAACCGGGAGTGAGACTCCTAGTAAAAAGGGGAAGGTCGCACTCCCAGCGAGTTGCGATCCACCACAGCCTGGCGTACCACGGAAGCCCCTAGTTTGGATC GTCTTCGGCGGCACCGGCCAAATTGGCCGTTCCCTGGTCAAGAGCTGCCTCAACCACGGCGACTTCGTCACCATCGTAGGCCGCATCTTCGAGTCCACGCGGGAGCAGATGGCTGCGGCGCACCTGCACCACCCGCAAGCAGAGAACGCCTTCGGCACTCTGTGCGACGTGCGCGACTACGCCTCGGTCAACCGGGTCATTGACCAGACGCTCGACCGGTTCGGGCGCATCGACTGCATCGCCAACTGCTCCGGCTACGGCGTCATCGGCGCGTGCGAGGATCAGGACGAGCACGAGATCCGCAACCAGTTCGAGACGAACTTTATGGGCACCGTGCACATCATCCAGGCCAGCCTGCCCTATTTCCGCGAGTTAGGGCACGGCGGGCGGTACATCATTTTCAGCTCTACGTCTGGGGCGCTAGGCGTGCCGGGTCTGGGACCCTATTGTGCGACCAAGTATGCGGTGGAAGGTCTGATTGAGGCGATGCTTTACGAGGTCGACGCGTTCAACATCAAGGCCACCCTCGTCGAACCGGGGTTGGTAAGGAGGGACGAGGCTGATACATCTATGGTGCCCCGCTGGGGCCATTTCTTGATCAAGCCGGCCAGTGAACCGTACTCACATGCGACGTCGCCGGCGCTGCATGCGAAAAGGATGGTGCAGTGGTTGGGCGATAAGCAGCCGACCAGTGCCCAGAAGTGCGCGGACTTGGTGTGGCAGCTGGGCCACTGCTCGTACCCGCCGCTGAGGCTGCTGTTGGGTAGTTATGCGATTGAGAGTATCCGGGACCGGTTGCGGTCAGTAacggaggagctggaggactGGAAGCACCTGCATTTTCCGGTGGCGCCGGAGCCGGGGAGTAGCGGGGAGAATAGGGGCGAGGACGGCGAAAACAAGGGGAGTGATAACGTCGACAGAGACCAGgacatggagatggaggttgAGACGTCTCCTACTAGCACCAAGGAATGA
- the his-7 gene encoding phosphoribosylformimino-5-aminoimidazole carboxamide ribotide isomerase, with protein sequence MTRFRPCIDLHAGQVKQIVGGTLDSATSELRTNFVSPHPPAYFAKLYRDNDLSGAHVIMLGPGNKEAALESLKAWPGGLQVGGGITDANAREWVEAGAEKVIITSYLFPNGKFSQSHLDAVLAALDGDKSKLVIDLSCRRQGDDRWFVAMNKWQTITDMEVSEESIKALEPYCSEFLIHAADNEGLQKGIDEKLVQRLSEWCSIPVTYAGGGRNLEDLETVKRLSGGKVDLTIGSALDCFGGKGVTLQECVEWNRRQ encoded by the exons ATGACGCGCTTCCGCCCCTGCATCGACCTCCATGCCGGCCAAGTCAAGCAAATTGTCGGCGGCACGCTCGACAGCGCGACCTCGGAACTCAGGACCAACTTTGTTTCTCCCCACCCCCCTGCTTACTTTGCCAAGCTGTACCGCGACAATGACTTGTCGGGAGCGCACGTCATCATGTTGGGGCCGGGGAACAAGGAGGCGGCCTTGGAGTCGCTGAAGGCTTGGCCGGGCGGCTTGCAGGTCGGAGGCGGCATCACGGATGCGAATGCGAGGGAGTGGGTGGAGGCGGGCGCTGAGAAG gtcatcatcacctcctACCTCTTCCCCAACGGCAAGTTTTCCCAGTCCCACCTCGACGCCGTCCTTGCCGCTCTTGACGGTGACAAGAGCAAGCTGGTCATCGACCTGAGCTGTCGCCGCCAGGGAGACGACAGGTGGTTTGTCGCCATGAACAAGTGGCAGACTATTACTGACATGGAAGTGAGCGAGG AATCCATCAAGGCATTGGAACCTTACTGCTCTGAATTTCTCATCCACGCCGCCGATAACGAAGGGTTGCAAAAAGGCATTGACGAGAAGCTCGTCCAGCGGCTGTCCGAGTGGTGTTCCATCCCCGTTACTTATGCCGGCGGCGGTCGCAACCTGGAGGACCTGGAGACCGTCAAGAGACTGAGTGGTGGCAAGGTTGACCTGACTATCGGCAGCGCGCTGGATTGCTTTGGTGGAAAGGGTGTCACGTTGCAGGAATGCGTGGAGTGGAATCGCCGGCAATGA
- the his-7 gene encoding phosphoribosylformimino-5-aminoimidazole carboxamide ribotide isomerase, variant 2: MTRFRPCIDLHAGQVKQIVGGTLDSATSELRTNFVSPHPPAYFAKLYRDNDLSGAHVIMLGPGNKEAALESLKAWPGGLQVGGGITDANAREWVEAGAEKVIITSYLFPNVYIYVFSFLIYHLRPVLVYDSPIDPIFLTQSHTESIKALEPYCSEFLIHAADNEGLQKGIDEKLVQRLSEWCSIPVTYAGGGRNLEDLETVKRLSGGKVDLTIGSALDCFGGKGVTLQECVEWNRRQ, from the exons ATGACGCGCTTCCGCCCCTGCATCGACCTCCATGCCGGCCAAGTCAAGCAAATTGTCGGCGGCACGCTCGACAGCGCGACCTCGGAACTCAGGACCAACTTTGTTTCTCCCCACCCCCCTGCTTACTTTGCCAAGCTGTACCGCGACAATGACTTGTCGGGAGCGCACGTCATCATGTTGGGGCCGGGGAACAAGGAGGCGGCCTTGGAGTCGCTGAAGGCTTGGCCGGGCGGCTTGCAGGTCGGAGGCGGCATCACGGATGCGAATGCGAGGGAGTGGGTGGAGGCGGGCGCTGAGAAG gtcatcatcacctcctACCTCTTCCCCAACG TCTATATTTATGTCTTTTCGTTCCTCATTTACCATTTGCGTCCTGTTCTGGTGTATGACTCACCCATTGATCCAATTTTTTTGACTCAATCACACACAGAATCCATCAAGGCATTGGAACCTTACTGCTCTGAATTTCTCATCCACGCCGCCGATAACGAAGGGTTGCAAAAAGGCATTGACGAGAAGCTCGTCCAGCGGCTGTCCGAGTGGTGTTCCATCCCCGTTACTTATGCCGGCGGCGGTCGCAACCTGGAGGACCTGGAGACCGTCAAGAGACTGAGTGGTGGCAAGGTTGACCTGACTATCGGCAGCGCGCTGGATTGCTTTGGTGGAAAGGGTGTCACGTTGCAGGAATGCGTGGAGTGGAATCGCCGGCAATGA